A single region of the Biomphalaria glabrata chromosome 15, xgBioGlab47.1, whole genome shotgun sequence genome encodes:
- the LOC129923201 gene encoding kelch-like protein 40 produces MSIKREIACGIVQGMGDFWKCEELQDFTVTLGTTKFGCHRFLLAACSGFFRGLFRSGMIETELKNVSLEDISSETFELILESIYTGHNVLTNDNVTDIWKTADKLQILFLVNECEHFIIRSLSLENYIEYYHIAKFLSSQPVTKSSWSHILKNFNSFVQTSAFLELSMNEMLNLVQSQKLVVNSEHDVIVAILKWTEFKPTGPQDNLSNIRGLRWKRLKTLAINNIRSGSGDNETIANSAPRDTHCQKISSENRKKYLGHLLSNARTCLLSRESLEMLLFNPLVRDNNMASDIVNKALLYKLQIGKRNGQWPTAAIHRNCSDSENVALKIKQIETGGYCFKALSISRNKWLNYDIGELTERDFFTVFTMDNILNYFFLAHIQGEETNGTVRAFRSIEKEWEEIKLSLTLKYAKFYVTVIDDLIYILPSNGKVMCSLDPSSETLLSLPRVPADPLIEDDQPICHVTNYEQKILVFSSVSEKGVDETAVQCYDTARNIWTHLNNLEGPANGMTSFRDDHFVYLLKSSGDLWKIIKPQSDVLEFEYVAKLWSTDWSLNGAITFMDKLYICGVKSETLSNDSQLQQSLPGVFSQIVVLKSSTVENMIFLPITVKKTDLV; encoded by the coding sequence atgtctaTCAAACGAGAAATAGCCTGTGGTATTGTTCAAGGtatgggtgacttctggaaatGTGAAGAACTGCAAGACTTTACTGTCACGCTTGGTACAACAAAGTTTGGGTGTCATAGGTTTCTTCTGGCAGCTTGTTCTGGGTTTTTTAGAGGACTTTTTAGATCCGGGATGATAGAAACTGAGTTAAAAAATGTAAGCCTTGAAGATATTTCTAGTGAAACTTTTGAGTTGATCCTGGAATCTATTTACACTGGACATAATGttttgacaaatgacaatgtcaCTGACATCTGGAAGACTGCGGATAAGTTACAAATACTGTTTCTGGTAAATGAATGTGaacattttataattagatctcTCTCTTTAGAAAACTATATTGAATATTACCACATTGCCAAATTTTTGAGTTCTCAACCAGTAACTAAATCATCCTGGTCgcatattttgaaaaattttaattCTTTTGTGCAAACAAGCGCCTTCTTGGAGTTATCAATGAATGAAATGTTAAATTTAGTTCAAAGCCAGAAATTGGTAGTGAATTCAGAACATGACGTCATTGTGGCCATTTTAAAATGGACAGAGTTCAAACCTACTGGACCACAAGACAATCTGTCCAACATTCGTGGACTGAGATGGAAGCGTCTCAAAACTCTAGCTATAAATAACATTAGAAGTGGCTCTGGCGACAATGAAACAATTGCTAATTCAGCTCCTAGAGACACACATTGTCAGAAGATCTCTtcagaaaacagaaaaaaatatctgGGACATTTGCTGTCGAATGCCAGGACATGCCTACTGAGTCGTGAAAGTTTAGAAATGCTGCTCTTCAATCCACTGGTCAGGGACAACAACATGGCGAGCGACATTGTGAATAAAGCCCTTTTGTACAAACTTCAAATCGGGAAAAGAAATGGCCAATGGCCAACAGCGGCGATACATAGAAATTGTAGCGACTCTGAAAATGTCgccttgaaaataaaacaaatagaaactGGAGGATATTGTTTTAAAGCACTATCCATCTCGAGAAACAAGTGGCTAAATTACGACATTGGAGAGTTAACTGAAAGAGATTTTTTTACCGTTTTTACAATGGACAACATTCTAAATTACTTTTTTCTAGCGCACATACAAGGTGAAGAAACTAATGGTACTGTTCGCGCTTTTCGTTCAATAGAGAAGGAATGGGAAGAGATAAAGTTGTCACTGACATTAAAGTATGCCAAGTTCTATGTGACAGTCATAGATGACTTGATTTACATTCTGCCAAGCAATGGGAAAGTGATGTGTAGTCTTGATCCGTCCTCCGAAACTCTTCTTTCTTTGCCCCGTGTACCAGCAGACCCACTAATAGAAGACGACCAACCAATTTGTCACGTGACGAATTATGAGCAAAAGATTCTTGTTTTTTCAAGCGTATCTGAGAAAGGGGTGGATGAGACTGCCGTCCAGTGTTATGATACGGCGCGAAATATCTGGACACATCTCAACAACCTTGAAGGTCCGGCTAACGGAATGACCAGTTTTAGAGATGACCATTTTGTTTACCTTTTGAAGTCCAGCGGGGATCTGTGGAAGATAATAAAGCCACAGTCAGATGTTTTAGAATTTGAATATGTGGCCAAGTTGTGGAGCACTGACTGGTCACTTAATGGAGCGATCACGTTCATGGATAAACTGTACATCTGCGGGGTCAAGTCAGAAACACTTTCCAACGATTCTCAGCTACAGCAGTCTCTGCCAGGTGTATTTAGTCAAATAGTTGTCCTCAAAAGTTCAACAGTGGAGAACATGATCTTTCTGCCAATAACAGTGAAGAAAACAGATCTGGTCTAA
- the LOC106066868 gene encoding kelch-like protein 28: MSIKRGVANGIIRGLSDFWKCEELQDFTVTLGTTKFGCHRFLLAACSGFFRGLFRSGMKETELKNVDLEDISSETFELILESIYTGHGVLTNDNVIDIWRAADKLQIVFLVTECEHFVLKSLSLENYNKYYQIGCLLSSQPVTKAAWPYILKNFHSFVQTSVFLESSINELLKLVQSQELVVNSEHDVIKAILKWTKFNPFALQHDLSDIHEMSCKRLRTLGVNSNGEDNEAFSTTALSDANSQNSSSDNRGQHLGLLLSKARTCLLSRESLEMLLCNPLVSDNKMASDVVNTALSYKLQIGKRNGQWPTAAIRRNCSSFEHVGLAMKRKLSGGCLLQAFSLTSNKWLNLDNTDLKDRDFVAFCVMDNVLHYFFLAPLDDARLNGYVYIYQLVDKTWKAVKMYLVLKYATFYVTVINDFIYILPSNGQVMARLHPASETLVSSPSVPADPTIKDDQPICHVTNYEHMILVFSSVSGKDVETVVQCYDTSQNIWTRLNNLEGPAKGMTSFKDDHFTYILQSNGDLWKIVRPQSDSLEFEYVSYLWSIDWSLVGAITFFDKLYICGVKTETLSGDTQLRKSLPGVFSQIAFIEREPVENKIFLPIIIKKT; this comes from the coding sequence atgtctATTAAACGAGGTGTAGCGAACGGGATAATTCGAGGTTTGAGTGACTTCTGGAAATGTGAAGAACTTCAAGACTTTACTGTCACACTTGGTACAACAAAGTTTGGGTGTCACAGGTTTCTTCTGGCAGCTTGTTCTGGGTTTTTTAGAGGACTGTTTAGATCCGGGATGAAAGAAACTGAGTTAAAAAATGTGGACCTTGAAGACATTTCTAGTGAAACTTTTGAGTTGATCCTGGAATCTATTTACACTGGACATGGTGTTCTAACAAATGACAATGTCATTGACATCTGGAGGGCTGCAGACAAGCTGCAGATAGTTTTTCTGGTCACTGAATGTGAACATTTTGTATTAAAGTCTTTGTCTTTAGAaaactataataaatattatcagATTGGTTGCCTCTTAAGCTCTCAGCCAGTAACCAAAGCAGCTTGGCCATACATTCTGAAAAATTTCCATTCCTTTGTGCAAACAAGCGTCTTCTTGGAGTCGTCAATAAATGAATTGTTAAAGTTAGTGCAGAGTCAGGAATTGGTAGTAAATTCTGAACATGACGTAATTAAGGCCATTTTGAAATGGACAAAGTTTAACCCTTTTGCACTGCAACACGACCTGTCGGACATTCATGAAATGAGTTGCAAACGTTTGAGAACACTAGGGGTTAATAGCAACGGCGAAGACAATGAAGCATTCTCTACAACAGCTCTTAGTGACGCCAATTCTCAGAATAGCTCTTCAGATAACAGAGGACAACACCTGGGACTTTTGCTGTCGAAGGCCAGAACATGCCTATTAAGTCGCGAAAGTTTAGAAATGCTGCTTTGCAACCCACTGGTCAGCGACAACAAGATGGCCAGCGATGTCGTGAATACAGCTCTCTCGTACAAACTTCAAATCGGGAAAAGAAATGGCCAATGGCCAACAGCGGCGATACGTAGAAATTGTAGCAGCTTTGAACACGTTGGCCTGGCAATGAAACGAAAACTGAGTGGAGGTTGTCTATTGCAGGCATTCTCGTTGACAAGTAACAAGTGGCTGAATCTGGACAATACAGATTTAAAGGACAGAGACTTTGTCGCTTTTTGTGTCATGGACAATGTCTTGCATTACTTCTTCTTGGCGCCACTGGATGACGCAAGACTTAATggatatgtttacatttacCAGTTAGTCGACAAAACATGGAAAGCTGTCAAAATGTATCTGGTCCTCAAGTATGCCACGTTCTATGTCACAGTCATAAACGACTTCATTTACATTCTGCCAAGCAATGGCCAAGTGATGGCTAGGCTTCACCCGGCCTCAGAAACTCTTGTTTCTTCGCCTTCTGTACCAGCAGACCCAACAATTAAAGACGACCAACCAATTTGTCACGTGACGAATTATGAGCAtatgattcttgtgttttcaaGTGTATCTGGGAAAGATGTAGAGACTGTCGTCCAGTGTTATGATACGTCACAAAATATCTGGACACGTCTCAACAATCTTGAAGGTCCAGCTAAAGGAATGACCAGTTTTAAAGATGACCATTTTACTTACATTTTACAGTCAAATGGTGATCTGTGGAAAATAGTCAGGCCACAATCAGATTCTTTAGAATTTGAATATGTGAGTTATCTGTGGAGTATTGACTGGTCACTTGTCGGTGCGATCACGTTTTTCGATAAACTCTACATCTGTGGGGTCAAGACAGAAACACTTTCAGGTGATACTCAGCTACGAAAGTCTCTGCCAGGTGTTTTCAGTCAAATAGCTTTTATAGAGCGTGAACCAGTTGAGAACAAGATCTTTCTTCCTATAAtaatcaagaaaacataa
- the LOC106066869 gene encoding kelch-like protein 41, translated as MVIKREVAYGIVQGLSDFWKSEELQDFTVTLGTTKFGCHRFLLAACSGFFRGLFRSGMKETELKCVTVEDISSETFDLILETLYTGHGVLTNDNVIDIWRAAHQLQIMFLIKECEDFVIDTLSLENYIKYFKLSRLLNSEPVTKVVGYFIVRNSSHFFKTNSFLKLSRSNVLNLITCQDLVADSEDDVIYAILRWVQFTSQNKIVNQKGKCSDNSSTNLDVTHTSTDVHKEDTPDQSSTQTKNERSCKTLCKENLPHEDITSESPFKAQKMIHFFSKPDTRVKDLFDLLSKARLCLASHHCLEMIISHPLVRPHEKTRDLIVRALFYKLQAGKRNGQWPTGAIFRNNDIYANSALTYTKDNKNIFVKTFLFSRNSWLSLPKLVGEATFSSIQFVVLDKTLYALGHLLSIYDSKIRASNSQNRTPISIMQLNGGSWSDKSSTFTLPSSVFSAVESESFIYVFSPKGKEVWKLDPTTGTHDRMSDLPDECGIWYVMSHEHLILVFYSCSNNGVDETAIDCFDTRQNSWRRLSNLEGSVKDIVSLKDDHSTYLLQSSGDLWKLVQPQSDVVDFEHVVKLWSCNWPLHGAVTFMDDLYIYGVKDDNFSNDPKLRKSVDGLFQNIIYKHSKSNEKSIFMPYIVQRTEIKRAI; from the coding sequence ATGGTGATCAAACGAGAAGTGGCCTACGGCATTGTCCAAGGTTTGAGTGACTTCTGGAAATCTGAAGAACTGCAAGATTTTACTGTCACACTTGGTACAACAAAGTTTGGGTGTCATAGGTTTCTTCTGGCCGCTTGTTCTGGGTTTTTTAGAGGACTGTTTAGATCTGGGATGAAAGAAACGGAATTAAAGTGTGTGACTGTTGAAGACATCTCAAGTGAAACTTTTGACTTAATCCTGGAGACTCTGTACACTGGTCATGGTGTTTTGACAAATGATAATGTCATTGACATCTGGCGAGCAGCTCATCAGCTACAAATAATGTTTCTGATAAAAGAATGTGAAGATTTTGTAATAGACACTTTATCTTTAGAAAactacataaaatattttaaattatctagGCTTTTAAACTCAGAACCCGTAACTAAAGTAGTGGGGTATTTCATTGTTAGAAATTCAAGTCATTTCTTTAAGACAAATAGTTTCCTAAAGCTATCGAGGTCTAATGTTTTAAACTTGATTACCTGCCAAGATTTGGTGGCAGACTCAGAAGATGACGTCATATACGCTATTTTAAGATGGGTGCAATTTACgtcacaaaataaaattgtaaaccAGAAAGGAAAATGTTCTGATAACTCAAGTACAAATTTAGATGTAACACATACCAGCACTGATGTACATAAAGAGGATACACCTGACCAAAGTTCTACACAAACAAAAAACGAAAGATCGTGTAAAACTCTGTGTAAGGAAAATTTGCCTCATGAAGACATAACTAGCGAAAGCCCTTTTAAAGCTCAGAAAATGATTCATTTCTTCTCCAAACCAGACACTAGAGTAAaagatttatttgatttattatcCAAAGCAAGACTCTGTCTGGCAAGTCACCACTGTCTAGAGATGATAATATCTCATCCGTTGGTTCGACctcacgagaaaacaagagacTTAATTGTAAGAGCATTATTCTATAAGTTGCAAGCAGGCAAACGAAATGGGCAATGGCCAACTGGGGCTATCTTCAGAAATAATGATATCTATGCCAATTCTGCTTTGACCTATACAAAAGACAACAAGAACATATTCgttaaaacatttctattttcAAGAAACTCGTGGTTAAGTCTTCCAAAATTAGTCGGTGAAGCAACATTCTCTTCGATTCAGTTTGTTGTTCTGGATAAAACTTTATATGCATTGGGACATTTACTTAGTATCTATGATTCCAAAATTCGGGCGAGCAATTCGCAAAACAGAACTCCAATATCAATTATGCAACTAAATGGAGGCTCCTGGTCTGACAAATCTTCTACTTTCACTTTGCCTTCAAGCGTATTTTCTGCTGTTGAGAGCGAGtcatttatttatgtcttttcACCAAAAGGCAAGGAAGTTTGGAAGTTAGATCCAACAACAGGAACTCATGACCGAATGAGTGATTTACCAGATGAATGCGGTATTTGGTACGTGATGAGTCATGAACatttgattcttgtgttttatTCTTGCTCAAATAACGGTGTGGATGAAACTGCCATCGATTGCTTTGatacaagacaaaatagttggagACGCCTCAGCAATCTTGAAGGGTCAGTTAAGGATATCGTGAGTTTGAAAGATGACCATTCTACGTATCTCTTGCAGTCCAGTGGCGATCTGTGGAAGTTGGTCCAGCCTCAATCTGACGTTGTCGATTTTGAACATGTAGTCAAACTTTGGAGTTGTAACTGGCCCCTTCATGGAGCGGTCACTTTCATGGATGACCTCTACATCTACGGAGTTAAGGATGATAATTTTTCCAATGACCCAAAACTAAGAAAATCTGTCGACGggttatttcaaaatattatttacaagCATAGTAAGTCTAATGAAAAGTCAATCTTTATGCCATATATAGTCCAACGAACTGAAATCAAAAGAGCCATATAG